From Bacteroidales bacterium, a single genomic window includes:
- the cbiD gene encoding cobalamin biosynthesis protein CbiD, producing the protein MDRKQKLHTDLRSGYTTGTCACAVAKASAYMLMEQRLVSHVSVQLPGGSEVVLELEDSRVNPDSASCSTIKDAGDDPDITDGVKVIAQASFAEGDEIQIKAGEGIGVVTKPGLEAEVGKPAINPTPLKMIHESVREVVAAGTGMEITISIPEGVELARKTFNPRLGIEGGISVLGTTGLVKPMSEDALKESLVIKLKQQAAWGWRKTILAPGNYGKTFSSEKLKYDKERIVLTSNYIGYMLEQAVLYEFTDLVLVGHIGKLVKLAGGVFQTHSRTADARNEIFAAHYFKHSRDPNGFEAIMNANTTEEAVKYVEDRDFWSYLVRLIKYRAEQHVYDELHIEVVLFSHEAGLLAATENALNLFEEVMNDQ; encoded by the coding sequence ATGGACAGAAAGCAAAAACTTCATACCGATTTACGCTCGGGATATACTACCGGAACCTGCGCATGTGCCGTGGCCAAGGCATCTGCTTATATGTTGATGGAGCAAAGGCTGGTATCTCATGTCTCTGTTCAGTTACCCGGCGGTAGTGAAGTTGTGCTTGAGCTGGAAGACTCCAGGGTGAACCCTGATTCGGCTTCCTGTTCAACCATCAAGGATGCCGGCGATGATCCGGATATTACGGATGGGGTGAAAGTAATCGCCCAGGCTTCATTTGCAGAGGGTGATGAAATACAGATTAAAGCTGGTGAAGGCATTGGTGTGGTGACCAAACCCGGCTTGGAGGCAGAGGTGGGCAAACCTGCCATCAATCCTACCCCTTTGAAGATGATTCATGAATCGGTGCGCGAAGTCGTTGCTGCCGGGACGGGGATGGAAATAACCATCAGTATTCCGGAGGGGGTGGAACTGGCCCGTAAAACTTTTAATCCCCGCCTGGGTATTGAAGGAGGCATTTCAGTACTGGGCACCACGGGTCTTGTGAAACCCATGTCGGAGGATGCCCTGAAAGAGTCCCTGGTGATTAAACTGAAGCAACAAGCGGCCTGGGGCTGGAGAAAAACCATTCTTGCACCAGGTAACTATGGTAAGACCTTTTCGTCTGAAAAGCTGAAATACGACAAAGAGAGAATTGTGCTTACAAGCAATTACATAGGATACATGCTGGAACAAGCCGTTCTCTATGAGTTCACTGACCTGGTTTTGGTGGGTCATATCGGAAAACTGGTGAAACTGGCAGGTGGTGTGTTCCAAACCCACAGCAGAACAGCCGATGCCCGCAATGAAATTTTCGCAGCCCACTATTTTAAGCACTCTCGGGATCCGAATGGTTTTGAAGCAATCATGAACGCCAACACCACGGAAGAAGCTGTAAAATATGTGGAAGATAGAGATTTCTGGAGTTACCTGGTCAGGCTGATAAAATACCGGGCCGAACAACATGTTTATGATGAACTCCACATTGAAGTAGTATTGTTTTCTCATGAAGCCGGTTTACTGGCGGCAACAGAAAACGCCCTAAACTTATTTGAGGAGGTAATGAATGATCAATGA